The DNA region CCTACAGTATCTCTGCATCCGGTGAAAGGCGGGCTAGGTTCTGAAGGGGAGGATGAGGAACGCGCAGAGCCGAGAAAGAGCCGTCTGGGCAGAGGTGCAAGATGGGGCTGCGGGTGCGGGAGTCAGGGGCGGGGCACTTCGCCCTTTTGGATTGACAATGCCCCAGCGTTAGGCGGGAAAGGTCTAGCTTCCTCACTATCTTATCGGCCCGCTCTATCTGGGGCTTCACTAGGACTTTCCTAGTTCATAGTAAAAAGGCCGCACACGGGCTATTTTTCCCAAATAAAGGAAATAGAGAGACTAAGATGAGATTCGAACCCAGGTCTCCCTCCTCACCCCATCCCTCCACACACATCCGATTCAGCCAGCCTTTCTGTCTGCTGGTGCCCCGGCCGCTGTCCGAGCCCCGCCCCGCGGGTTCGCACGTGGCCCCCGCCTGACCCGGCGCCCGGAGGCGGAGTAGGGCGGGGCGGGAGGCAAACGCAGCACTTTCACGGCTTTGACAAGCCCGCAGCGGCCGGGCCGCAGCGCTGAGCCGGGCCGACACTGCGCCATGCAGGAAGCGCCAGCCGCGCTGCCCACGGAGCCAGGCCCCAGCCCTGTACCTGCCTTCCTCGGCAAGTTATGGGCGCTGGTGGGCGACCCCGGCACCGACCACCTGATCCGCTGGAGCCCGGTGAGGGCTGGGGCCCCTCGACTCTCCCAGTGGTCCCCGGGGTCCCTCCACGTCGGTGAACACCCACGCCCACTCAACCCCAGCCGGGGACTGGGCTGTGGGTCACTCCGATTCAGCCGTCCAGGGTAGTTCACCTTGGAGGGGATGTGTGAGATGAAGATGAGGCGACTTCCTCTGGGGCGGAGGAAGGGTTAGGAACCTCCAGGAGACCTGGAGCCAGAGGCATCTCCTAGGTCATTTAATGAGAATGAAATGACCCCACCCCATAGACAGATCGGAAAACACACCGAGAGAAGGGAGGGCTGGCACTGGCTCAATCAGGGTCACATCgtggctctggctctggctcgGGTCTGGGACCGGTCCGAGGTGGAACCAGGGTTGGCCTCTGCTACTCCTCTTTGAGAACCTAGTCTGGGTTACGCTAGGGGTAGGGTTTCACTGTGGTCGTCCGGAGCCGGGCCTCAGGTGGTTCTGGCCCGGCCTTTCCATATTCCCATGAGCGGCACTGACCCCTGAGTGAATGAGTGTGTGCGCGCTAGAGCGCCGGCCTGATGGTGGGCGGGCGCCACTCACCGAGTCTGGTCTCTACCCGCACCACGGGTGGGCGGCATTCTCGGTAGAGTGGGACCAGCTTCCTTGTAAGCGATCAGAGCCGCTTCGCCAAAGAAGTGCTGCCCCAGTATTTCAAGCACAGCAACATGGCGAGCTTTGTGCGTCAACTCAACATGTGTGAGTCCCTCAGGCCGGGTGGGGACAGGGTGTGGGTGATTTGGTGCCAAAGATGGAACGACTCACCCCCGCCCCCCACGCCCCACTCTCCAGATGGTTTTCGGAAGGTAGTGAGCATCGAGCAGGGTGGCCTGCTCAGGCCGGAGCGCGACCACGTCGAGTTCCAGCACCCGAGCTTCGTGCGTGGCAGGGAGCAGCTACTGGAGCGCGTGCGGCGCAAGGTAGGGACAGCGAGCAGAAATGAGTAAACCCGCGTGGGGTGTTAGGACTGCTGGCCCTGTTCTATGAGATTCTGCCTCTGCGGTGTACCTTCTGCAGGTGCCCGCGCTGCGCAGCGATGACGGTCGCTGGCGCCCTGAAGACCTTGGTCGGCTGCTGGGCGAGGTGCAGGCTTTGCGGGGAGTGCAGGAGAACACTGAGGCGCGGCTTCGGGAGCTCAGGCAGTGCGGGGGAGGGGCGGCCCTGGTGGGAGGTTCTGGGTGAGAGGATGCTGGCCACCAGAGGGTTCTGGGCAGCCCCTTCAGCTCTCCTTCCAGACAAATGGGCCCAGTTGTGGAACTCTAGACTCTCAATCAGGTGGATGATTATTGGGGTAGTGACCCGGGTCCCTTCCCTGCCGTgccattctgtgtgtgtgtgtgtgtgtgtgtgtgtgtgtgtgtgtttgggaggGAGAGTGTCAGAGAACTCAGATGCCTCAGcaccctcccacccctgcccctaGGCAGAACGAGATCTTGTGGCGGGAAGTGGTGACGCTTCGGCAGAGCCATGGTCAGCAGCACCGGGTCATTGGCAAGGTGTTCCTCTTCTTCtacctcccttctccctctcactCCTGGGCACCCCTCTACACCCAGTCCTCTAGCATCCAAATTAGTCCCTTTCTCAAACCCACCTGGAACTGCCTGTTAGGGTGAGGGGGGTGTCCAAAATAGGAATaagcccttctcttcctcttcagcTGATCCAGTGCCTCTTTGGACCACTTCAGGCTGGGCCCAGTAGTGCAGGAACAAAGAGAAAGCTGTGAGTGAGAGCCAAGGATGCTCACCCCCAATTCTCCACTTTCAGGACCTTCTCTCTGCCTAAGACCCCTGGCAGGGACCCCTTCTCTTCCAGAAACTCCTTCAGGCAGAACCCTCAATCCCACTCCTGGCTGCACATCAGCTTCCTCAACCCATCTGGAacttttccccctcccccaacaccaCAATCTGGTACTCCACTCCCAGGACCTTACCTCCAAATTCCCACACCAGcaatcccttcccctccccccaaaacatCCCAACTGCAGAGCTTGGGGCTCAAAccatgctccctccctctcctctaccCCCAAAGGGCCCCCATCTCTGGGGGGGAGCCCCTTCCACTCTAGCATGTGACTGATGCCCTGGCAACAGGCCTCAGCTCTGCTGACTTGGCTGCTGGGgcctgagggagggagagagggagggaagtaTAGGCTGAGGGGCATGGGGACTGACGCTGCCCCTACCCTGAGGGACCCTGATCATCCTGTATAGGTCTCTGATGCTGGATGAGGGGAACTCATGCCCAACACCTGCCAAATTCAATGCCTGCTCCCTGCCTGGTGCCCTCCTGCAGGACCCCTACTTTATCCAGTCGGTAggtttctttttcccctttctctaaaGCACAGCTGTTTCTTCTCCCGATTTCCCCCCAAAGAAGATGGAAGCCAACCTTCCCACCAAACAGACCCAGGTTCCCCAGCATGGACTGAGCCTTCCCCCTCACACCCTGCCCCTTAGGCCCTATAGTCCAGATGGGTGCTGTTTGGGTTCTAGCTTTCCCAGTGGTAGAGGTCAAGGACTGGGTCTAGTTTTCTATTTACAGCCCCTCCCAGAGACTACCTTGGGCCTCAGCCCTCACAGGGCCAGGGGCCCCATCATCTCTGATATCCCAGAAGATTCTCCATCCCCTGAAGGGCCCAGGCTTTCTCCCTCCAGTGGTGGCAGGAGGTAAGGAGGACAGGGGCTGCCCTCTGGGGAGCCTGTCTGGGAGGGCCTGGCAGCCCAGATGGCTgtaggggtgggggagaggtcAGTGCCAGGGTCTGGTTGAAGCTTTTCTCTGGTACAGGGAGAAGGGCCTGGCACTGCTCAAAGAAGAGCCGGCCAGTCCAGGGGGGGATGGCGAGGCCGGGCTGGCCCTGGCCCCAAACGAGTGTGACTTCTGCGTGACAGCCCCCCCACCGCTGCCTGTGGCTGTGGTACAGGCCATCCTGGAAGGGAAAGGGAGCTTCAGCCCTGAGGGGCCCAGGAGTGTCCAACAGCCTGAACCAAGGGGCCCCAGGGAGGTACCTGACAGGTAAGCAGAGCCCATTCTTGAGGTGAGTCCTGCAGGCCACTTTTGCAGATAGAACAACACTCTGGCCCATGAAACTTCCCTACTTTGTCTGCCCCTTGGTGGCTGAGGAGGATATTGGGCACTTATGATTTCTCAGAATGTGCTCCAAGGAGCACCTACATACAAATCCTAAACAAAGTAGGAACTCCTAATCAGATCACCCAGCTCCTCTGTGGTAGGACTGAGGaatccacatttttaaatgagttcaATGGGATGATTATAATATACACAGTAGTTTAAGAGCCCCTTGTATTTATACTTGCATAAGAGAGAATCTGTCCTAAGACTTCAAGTCCTAGAGGAAGCAGGGACACTCTGTGTCCATTTATGGGGAAAGGAGAGTGGCATTTTCTAGATGTTGGGGGATTTAAATCCTCTTGCATCCAGGTTCTTTGGGAACTTAATAGGGGGTGAGCACTGCAGGCCAACAGCAGATTTTTGTGCACAGGGGACCTCTGGGTCTGGAGCAGGGTAACAGAAGCCCAGAGAGTCTGCTGCCTTCGATGCTGCTTCGGCCTCCCCCTGAAAGTGTGGAGCCTGCAGCACCCCTAGATGTGAGTACTTCTGGCATAGAAGCACATGCACTTCTGGTTCCTGCTGTCTGCATAGCCTGAGAGGGCAAGCACTAACCCAGAACTTTTCCCAGGTGTTGGGCCCCAGCCTTCCAGGGCGAGAATGGACCCTGATGGACTTGGACATGGAGCTATCCCTggtaaaatggggctggggagggccaCACCCTTTGGTCCATAGCTGTTCTCAGAGAGCCAAAGCCATGTCTGAGAATTGCCCAAGTGAGTCCCCAGGTTTCTTCCTCAGCTATTGGGCTCCCTCCCCAACTCCTTTCTGGGGTTCTCCCACGCAGATGCAGCCCTTGGTTCCAGAGAGAGGTGAAGCTGAGCTGGCAGTCAAGGGATTGAGTTCTCCAGGTCCAGGTAATGGTTGTGGGGACTCAGGAAGTGGGAGGGAGGCCATGACTGCTGAACTGCTATGATTGATGGAGTAGGCCGCTTGGGTTTTACAGGGAGATCCCCTGAGTTCAGGCTGCCCTGTATATCCTTCAGAAGCTCCCCTTCCCTTCACCGTGGGTGAGAATGGGGAGGTTAAGAATGATGTTTTATTCTGACTTGACCAGAAGTCAGGGGGCAGGGCTGTCCTCCCCTAGGAAAGAAGGGGGAACACTCCTTCCTGCTAAACACAGCCTCGCTCTTTCTAGGAAAGGACTCCACGCTTGGGGGCCCACTCCTGCTGGATGTCCAGGCAGATCtgggaggcccagccctggctgtGCCCGGGGCTTTAACCATTTACAGCACCCCTGAGAACCGGACCTCCTACCTGGGCCCAAGGGCCAGTCCCTCCCCCTGAGACCCATGAGCCTCTGAAGGGATCTTTTGATGTCCCTTGGGGACAGGGGTGAGCCTATCCCCCACTACTTAGCGGCCTCTCTCCATTTACCCCCATCAGAGCTGTGCACATAAACTGCATCTTTTTCTGTGCTTCTGGTGTCTTTTCTCTATCGACGAGGGAGCCCAGGACTCAGGGGGTGGGATGAGCAGCTTTGCAGAGATCCCAGAGATCCCAGAGGCTTTAATAGAGAACCTTGGGAGAGCCGTGGTGCTGGGGAGCCAGCCCCTAACTCCTCCGGCCTTGAACCTGGCCACTGCAACCTCCTGGAAGCGGGGACTTCGGGTGGCATCCAGCTCCACAGTGCACATTCTATATGACCCTGGACAAGTCGGGCCCCTTCTCTAAACCCCATCTGTAACAGGCAGAGAGCAGGGGTTGATGAGAAGATAGATGGAAAGCTCCTGGGAATGGGCAAGCCTAGTGTGGGTACAGGATGTGTGGGACCGCGGCCGAACTGTCTCCTCCCTGGCTCGTGTCCAGTGCGCCCGGGATGGGGAGGGAAAGCGGACTATGAGAACGTCCCCAGCCAGGGCGCGACCTCGCAGTCAGACGCTCAGCAGCGGGGAAGaacgccccctcccccccccattcCCGGCAGCCCTGTCCGCCCCGCCCCCGTAGCAGCTGCTGCACCGGTCCCCACCCCTCCCGGCCCTTTCTGCACTGTCATCTCCTGCCCCGCGGAGGCTCGACCCGGGAGCGGGCCGCCCGAAACGGGCCGAACCACGAGCCCCACTCCACCGGGCAGAGGAAGCAAGGGAATCTCAGATAGGGCTGACTTCGAGCCTCACCACCCGCAGCGGCGCTCGCAGGTCTGTGGGCCCCGCCCTTCCGCAGGACTCTAGCTTGGGACTGGGTGGAGGGGAGGTCAGGGTACCCTACGGTCGCGCATGCGCAACGGCTTCGCAGTTTCCACGACCCTCGGAGCTCTGCTGCAACTGAACCCTCACCGCCAGCTGGGGATTGGGGGCCTCACCCAAATCCACGCTTCGCTACCTGGAGCTCCGGGAAACATCTGGGCCTGTCACTTGAGAGAACTAGCGGCGACATAACTTCGATGTTCACCTTCGAGCTATGAAAGTTTCAAAGGGAGGGTCCAGAACAGCCGGGGTCTCTGCTCCCCAGGCAGGACTAAAGTCAGGGCTTGGGTTAACAGGAGAAGGCGACTAACGTAAAAACAACCTAGGAAGccggagggagaaggaggggccaGTCAGG from Urocitellus parryii isolate mUroPar1 chromosome 15, mUroPar1.hap1, whole genome shotgun sequence includes:
- the Hsf4 gene encoding heat shock factor protein 4 isoform X3; translation: MQEAPAALPTEPGPSPVPAFLGKLWALVGDPGTDHLIRWSPSGTSFLVSDQSRFAKEVLPQYFKHSNMASFVRQLNMYGFRKVVSIEQGGLLRPERDHVEFQHPSFVRGREQLLERVRRKVPALRSDDGRWRPEDLGRLLGEVQALRGVQENTEARLRELRQQNEILWREVVTLRQSHGQQHRVIGKLIQCLFGPLQAGPSSAGTKRKLSLMLDEGNSCPTPAKFNACSLPGALLQDPYFIQSFSIYSPSQRLPWASALTGPGAPSSLISQKILHPLKGPGFLPPVVAGAPPPLPVAVVQAILEGKGSFSPEGPRSVQQPEPRGPREVPDRGPLGLEQGNRSPESLLPSMLLRPPPESVEPAAPLDVLGPSLPGREWTLMDLDMELSLMQPLVPERGEAELAVKGLSSPGPGKDSTLGGPLLLDVQADLGGPALAVPGALTIYSTPENRTSYLGPRASPSP
- the Hsf4 gene encoding heat shock factor protein 4 isoform X1, with protein sequence MQEAPAALPTEPGPSPVPAFLGKLWALVGDPGTDHLIRWSPSGTSFLVSDQSRFAKEVLPQYFKHSNMASFVRQLNMYGFRKVVSIEQGGLLRPERDHVEFQHPSFVRGREQLLERVRRKVPALRSDDGRWRPEDLGRLLGEVQALRGVQENTEARLRELRQQNEILWREVVTLRQSHGQQHRVIGKLIQCLFGPLQAGPSSAGTKRKLSLMLDEGNSCPTPAKFNACSLPGALLQDPYFIQSPLPETTLGLSPHRARGPIISDIPEDSPSPEGPRLSPSSGGRREKGLALLKEEPASPGGDGEAGLALAPNECDFCVTAPPPLPVAVVQAILEGKGSFSPEGPRSVQQPEPRGPREVPDRGPLGLEQGNRSPESLLPSMLLRPPPESVEPAAPLDVLGPSLPGREWTLMDLDMELSLMQPLVPERGEAELAVKGLSSPGPGKDSTLGGPLLLDVQADLGGPALAVPGALTIYSTPENRTSYLGPRASPSP
- the Hsf4 gene encoding heat shock factor protein 4 isoform X2, whose amino-acid sequence is MGAGGRPRHRPPDPLEPDGFRKVVSIEQGGLLRPERDHVEFQHPSFVRGREQLLERVRRKVPALRSDDGRWRPEDLGRLLGEVQALRGVQENTEARLRELRQQNEILWREVVTLRQSHGQQHRVIGKLIQCLFGPLQAGPSSAGTKRKLSLMLDEGNSCPTPAKFNACSLPGALLQDPYFIQSPLPETTLGLSPHRARGPIISDIPEDSPSPEGPRLSPSSGGRREKGLALLKEEPASPGGDGEAGLALAPNECDFCVTAPPPLPVAVVQAILEGKGSFSPEGPRSVQQPEPRGPREVPDRGPLGLEQGNRSPESLLPSMLLRPPPESVEPAAPLDVLGPSLPGREWTLMDLDMELSLMQPLVPERGEAELAVKGLSSPGPGKDSTLGGPLLLDVQADLGGPALAVPGALTIYSTPENRTSYLGPRASPSP